The following are encoded together in the Candidatus Binatia bacterium genome:
- a CDS encoding ornithine cyclodeaminase family protein, with translation MALILSDADVKALNPPMRGAVEVIEECCRLQASGDLTNHPRVHLAYPPSGVSAKRQGFGNRTLRILPAIVPALDATGFRVYTIGPRKSSEASALLILFSFEDMTLKAIINDSWLHYIRTGAPAGVAAKYLARGQIDTVGVIGSGRIARRAVEAVACVRKFRRIKVYSPNEERRLAYARAMRGLLGIEVEPQEDSRSAIQGADILITATNAYCPVYDGSWLAPGTLVISLAPGEIDVTTLERGKIFATWKDQALHDIPPREPFKTLAAEGRLAEFETKCRELHDAVTGASPGRESEDEIITCLVPASSIWDPAMASWAYGLARAKGIGTDVVI, from the coding sequence ATGGCCCTGATTCTCAGCGACGCCGACGTGAAGGCTTTGAATCCGCCGATGCGCGGCGCGGTGGAAGTCATCGAGGAGTGTTGCCGATTGCAGGCGTCCGGAGACCTGACCAATCATCCGCGCGTGCATCTGGCGTACCCGCCGAGCGGCGTCTCGGCGAAGCGCCAAGGCTTCGGCAATCGGACGCTGCGCATATTGCCGGCCATCGTTCCGGCTCTCGACGCGACCGGATTCCGCGTCTACACGATCGGCCCGAGAAAATCGAGCGAAGCGAGCGCGCTTTTGATTCTCTTCAGTTTCGAAGACATGACCCTCAAAGCGATCATCAACGACTCGTGGCTGCACTACATCCGCACCGGCGCGCCGGCGGGCGTCGCGGCGAAATATCTGGCGCGCGGACAGATCGACACCGTCGGCGTCATCGGGTCGGGGCGCATCGCGCGCCGCGCCGTCGAAGCCGTGGCTTGCGTGCGCAAGTTCCGCCGCATAAAAGTGTATAGCCCGAACGAAGAGCGGCGGTTGGCGTACGCGCGCGCGATGCGCGGGCTGCTCGGCATCGAAGTCGAGCCGCAAGAGGATTCCAGATCGGCGATCCAGGGCGCGGATATTCTAATTACCGCGACCAACGCCTATTGCCCGGTTTACGACGGAAGCTGGTTGGCGCCGGGCACGCTGGTGATCTCGCTGGCCCCCGGCGAGATCGACGTGACGACCCTGGAGAGAGGAAAGATTTTTGCGACCTGGAAGGACCAGGCGCTACACGACATCCCTCCGCGCGAGCCTTTCAAGACGCTGGCGGCCGAAGGGCGGCTGGCCGAATTCGAAACGAAGTGCCGGGAGCTGCACGACGCGGTGACCGGAGCTTCGCCCGGGCGGGAAAGCGAGGACGAGATCATCACGTGCCTGGTTCCGGCCTCTTCGATCTGGGACCCGGCGATGGCGTCATGGGCTTACGGCCTCGCCCGGGCGAAAGGAATTGGAACGGATGTGGTGATTTAG